DNA sequence from the Cucumis melo cultivar AY chromosome 6, USDA_Cmelo_AY_1.0, whole genome shotgun sequence genome:
caaacacatattattataatactaggattatcataatcctaggattataataatccttttcccccataactctttccctcccccaaacacacccttaggAACTACAATGTTACCCTCAGATTCTTTATCGGCTATATTTTAGGagagtttttaaaaaaacaacactgaaaaataaaagaaaatttgttgttgaaatttgattttaaaCTTAAGAGGATGCTAATCACAATAATGATAAGAAATTGTGATGGAGTTAAAAGCATCTAAATTTTTTAGAAGTGTTTTTTAGGAACTAACCTAAACTAATTTAATTACAAAGATGGTGTTAGCCCCACAATCAATCAAGTGGGATTtgctatcaaaagaaaaaaagacaataTTTATATTCAATGAGAGAGCAAAAGGCAAAAAAAGCCAACAACAGCTCCTTGCACATATTAGCATttcaagaagaaagaaaaaaaatggtggAATGAAGGGTTTTAGGGACCCATCATTCCAAACATACAGAAAAAAGTGGCAACCATTAGAGGCAATGATGGGGAGAGAGAAGTAAATTAATGGAATTTTCATATACAAAATCCCCACTTTTGCTTCAAACAGAACAGGACTTCTCAgcttccatttccattttttttttctttttctctcttttaaaacCCAAAACCACAATGCCCCTGATTTTCTGGCTTAATATTCGACGTGCTCGCCTTGATGTTTGTCTCTCCCATTTCCCTTCAAACGCCGACCACCCTCTTTTTCCCCTTCAAAACTTTCCCTTCATACATTTTATTACAGGGGTTTTCTAAATTGtcgtttttctcttcttcagtCAAAATCTTTTACCAAACCCACTTGGTTTTTTGCCTTCTTTTGGTTCTATTCACCGTGTTTTCACATTTTGAGGCTGAAAAATCAGATGGGTTTTCGCCTACTCTCCTGTTTATAGCTTCTTCAACCTCTTCAGTTTCATAACAATAGGGACAGGTATTTTCCATTCGACTTTCTTTCTTTCAGTTTTCTAGCTTTTCCCTCTATAACCCTTTATTTGGTTGCTGAGATGATTGGAAATGGGAAAGCAATTAGGCTTGTGGGTGTGAATTTGACTGTGCTATTTGGGGTTTTGaaaaaatttctcttcaatTACTTTGAAGGATGCTGGGTTTTATTTTAGCTTTTTCGACGTTGTTAAGGAGTGTATTGACAGCTTTCAAGATTTTAGTGGTTTGCTTTAAGTTTTAATTATTCAGTATAGGTTGAGTCCAGGTGAAGATTCAGACAGAATGCGCTTTTTCAATACTTGGAATTCTAACCTTTGCTTATCTGTTTggggagttttttttttctacttctctGCTTGAATTATGGCAACGCACTTTCTGTTTTATGTTTATGATTGATTTGAATTTGGTATATGTTTAATGTATGAGACAGCAAGTCAActattctttaatttattgaaTTGAATTGAGGATTCTGATTACTTGTAACCTGTCAAAGGGAATGCTGTCTCTCTCCTgctaaaataaatacttttgttGTCTGTTCTGCTTTTCCTTTCAGGCTATATTGTAAAACTTTTAGGATTCTAAGGTTTCTAAAgttagttttgaaatttttatgaATGTTTTGCCTGCAAGTGGGAATATTACTTGATTCAAtgatttttcatttcttcttacTGGCTTCATTTGATTCCTGAATTTTTggctttttgaaatttgatggTTGCAGACTTAGTAGTTTGTGTTCCAATCTCATTTTCTGGACTGAAACCAAATCTTGTACAATGCCTATCTCACAAGAAACATCCAATTTTGATGAGATTTCTATGAAGCAGAGTTTGATTTTCTCTGATTGTCTCAAGGTACTCATTCGCCCTTTGCAAAGGTTTTCGAAAGTCTTCATCCATTACTTACCCCCTTTCTGCATTTGATTTTCAGGATTTAAAGAACCTGAGGGCGCAATTATACTCAGCAGCAGAGTATTTTGAACTCTCATACACAAATGATGACCAAAAACAGATGTGAGTTAGTTGAAAGGCTTTCAGAAAGAAGTAATCAGAGCTTTccttctattagtattagttcATTAGAGATTGAACTggaaacaatatttttttttttcttctgcagaGTGGTAGAAACATTGAAAGATTATGCTGTTAAAGCTCTTGTGAATACTGTGGATCACTTAGGTTCTGTTACTTTTAAGGTTAATGATCTTTTGGATGAAAAGGTTGATGAAGTCTCTGGAACAGAGTTTAGGGTGTCATGCATTGAACAGGTAAGATCAAGATTCATTACTGTTGCAATTTAGATTACTTCTCCTTGCAAGTTGTTGGcagaaaaaacaaaatgaacaaGCCATGAACGTCACATGGTTGAATATAGGTCCTCTAAAGTTCATAACTGTTAGCCGTAAAGAATGAGAGGAAGGTGATTAATTCTCATTTTCACAGAGCTAAGTGTTCTCCGAATGGTCACTTTTATGCCCTTTTGGCCTGGTTCATAAAGTGCTCCATCAACCCTCTAGAAACTAGCTTTTGTTGTTTGGTCAATCTTGTCTTTAAACACCATAGTCCAAGTTAGAGATATGTTAGGATTATTAgtagaatttttattttttagtatgGTTAATAGAAAGATAGCTAGTAAGTTTGTTAAAGTTTTTAAGTAGAGGGAGTCTGTTGGGAGCAAGGTGGGAAGAATTGTGTAGGATTTCCTTTGGGAAATTTGGAGACTAGCCCTCTCGAAAGTCAATCTTATTTTATATTGTAGTTTATTCATTGATATTGCAATATAAATCTATCTTTTAGTGTTCGTGAGTATTCTAGTATCCCAACAGTTTCTTATTCGAACATTGTATTTTCCCTGCATCAATACATATGGCTTTTTGCGGATAGATTCACAAATTTATTGACATTGTTGTTATTTCTTTGACGGGGTTATTAGAGGCTAAGAACGTGTCAAGAGTATATCGATCATGAAGGGCATTCCCAACAATCCTTGGTGATAAATACACCAAAGTATCACAAGCGCTACATATTACCAGGCAAGTTTACCATCTGTTCCCCAAGACTTCAGTTTGTTTCTCTTGCATTATgagataacaaaaaaaatctcGAGTTCTTTTGGTTCATAAAATTTGTCTGTCCAGTTGGGGAGACCATGAATGGGGGTACCCAAACTAAATCCAAGTACCAAGGGTGCAACCTAGATGATGAAGATGAGTGGCACCAATTTAGAAATGGTAAGCTGCTAAACCAACCATTTCTTGTGATTTCACTTCGGGGAATTTTCAAATGGAATTTCGCCATTTATTAATGTGATCGATTTCCTCTAGCCGTCCGAGCAACTATCAGAGAAACGCCACCATCCATTATAAGGTAAACACATTTTCTACCGATCTGCACCACAATTACTTGCTTGCATTTACATCTCTCCTTCTAGTGACCTGGGGATTAATGAATTCTGTCTCAACTTCGAATGTTTCTCGTGCAGTAAAGAAAATTCTCCTGTGCCTTCTCAACGAGCATCCCCGTCCCCGCAACCTAGAACATTCTCATTCACATCTACCATGCCCAAGAAGGAATTAGGTTCACATGCTCTTTCCCCTTCCATTTAGCTGCTAGTTCGCATGTTTTGTGTAGTTAAAATATTGCTTTTTAAGTCATAGCCTTATGTTTACCCCCATAAAATCCAATCATGATTGTTTCAAAGCAGATAAGCGATCAGTTTCACCACATCGGTTTCCACTTTTGCGTTCTGGTTCGCTCTCGAGTAGGCCAAAGACACAAGGCTCAAGTCGATCGACTACTCCCCACTCAAGTCGGCCAACCACTCCAAGTAATTCCAATGGCCAACGGCGGGTGTGTTCATTATGCTCTCCCTTCTTTAAAATTGCATATAtgttttccaaaaatatatagTTTATGAGTAACTGAGACTGTTCAACGCACATTTTTCTTTCCTCCCAGTATCCTTCAGAACCTCGGAAATCAGCATCGATGCGAATACCAGCAGAAagagaaagggaaagggaaagggaaaaggACAACAGCAAGGATGTTGAACAATATCCCAGCAAAAGCAAGCGCCTCTTAAAGGCCCTGCTTAGCCGACGCAAGTCGAAGAAAGACGACATGTTGTACACTTATTTGGATGAATACTAGTACAAGAGTTTCAAGAAAACAATGAACAGCAGTGGAATCAGCTGGTGCATGAGGGCTTCAAATTCAATTCTATAGAGATACCACTTTGTATTGAAACCATTTCTTTGTTACCATTATTGTAATTCCATATAGCAGTTTTCCTTCATCCCATGCTGAAATCATTtctttgttgttattattattattttctttttttttttacttcaaatTATAGTAATACAAGTGATATCATCGTGGTACATAAAACAGCGCCCTCTATTCTTCAATGTAAACTTCTTTTTTCCCTAGCTGCTTAATGCTTTGCTGTGTTAAATCCTCGATAACATAACCTAACTTAGATCAATTCTATACTATCAAGTTTGAATTAGAATCATGTTTATCATTTTGGGTAGTCGTAATGAGATTCAATTGATGGATCACAATTAATTGTAATAGATCTAAATAGAAACATAATTGAATTGCTTTTGATcacatttaattataattacaaATTTGTTACATcctattgttattattattgtttggtCCTAAGGATAATGGTAAAAGTAAAACGACAAATGACAAATTCATAATGCTTGTGTTGTTCATATAGTTGGTTCACGCAATTTTTCAACACAATCAAATTGTACTTTTTAgggaaaaaatatatttttgatgTCTAGATTTTGGGTATATTTCTATTTAGTTCCcaaatttcaaaatgttacatGTTAGTTTTTAAGTTGACTTTGGTTTCAACATAGTCTTAAGTatcaaaatgttacaattttacTCTTTAAGATTTAACTTTTGTTTTAGTTTGATCTtggatttcaaaattttatatttttagccTCAATTATTCAATAGTCACTTACAAACATGATgtcaattttattaattaatttaaaaggcattttttaaaaataacaaaatattgaaactattaaattaattatgaaGAACGAATGGAATCAATTCTATAGTAGagttattattaaattaattaaaaagtaaaatagtgaaaaagtaattaattatgaagtaaaattttaattttaatttaaaaagtaaaaaattagtgaaatttaattaattttaattcatttaattattttaaatacatCAACAATAAGGAcaaaaaaaattagtatttagtaaaaattaaagtaaaaaatGTAATAATCAAAATCTAtaaaccaaattaaaacaaaattaaaatataacaaagatTTTATACCACATATTTCATTGCAGTTGCAACTTGCAACAGATAGACAACTACAAAAGTAATCAACTGAAGCCCATAGGTTCAATTTTTCATTCCAAAAACACATGAAGACTTTCCAGTATTAAGATAGAGGAACAAAATCATCCATGCTAATTCGTTGTATATTTAACCATACCAGTAAATGCTCGAAACTAAATTTggcataaaaaagaaaaaagatatcaAGTAGTTATATGGTTGACTGTAAGGAGTAATAAAGGACAATTTGTTACTGAAAATGTTTATCTTGTTAGATCTCAATGCTCGAATGATGGGCGGAGAAAGAGCGTCACACTCGATCAAACAATGACAAAACATTGTGATAAAATTACAGGTCAGATGTAAATTAAAATCGGAGCTTCTTTAAGGAAATAAATGACACTGCATATATATTTGAGAGCCATGTAAATAGGTCAGTAAGGCTATCAGAATTCCACTTCGAGTCCGAAATCTTCGATTGTTTTTGTGGCAAGAGTAAGCACATCTACAAACGAACTGAATGATGCACGCAAAAACCTTGCTTCCACTGCCTCAAAGTGTCTACAAAATATGATGGAATGCAATAGCAGTACTAAGCTGTGAAGTACATTAAAAACTATGAATGCAAGGACCAAAAAAGAGGCTCACATTGAAAGTTTTCCATTAGAAATTGACATCGCCCTTTTCACCTTGTCTGGCTGTAACTGTTCATAGCACACATATCGAATCAGAAACAAGTTAACTTTGTAGGAACAACGTGAAGATTGATATCATCGAGAAGCACCTCTTTATCGACGATTAAAGCGTTATAGACAATTGAAGCTTTCTTCTCAGACTCATAATCGACTTCAAAGTCACTGCAGAGATCAAACCAGTTGGAATAAGAAGCAAATTACTTGTCCTGTCTCGAAGGTAATATAGAAGAGATGAAAGATCGCTAACAATGAGTGGAACTGCATATTTCCGATATATGATCCAAAACAGATGCTTATTTAAGGAAAGAAGCGATGAGCATTTTAGAAACAAGTAACAATTGTTGAACGCTGACAAGACAGAAAAAACAACTTTGGCTTCCAAAAACGACAGCAAAAGAAGAGAGATTTGGCTAGTTAAAAAGGTCCCCACCGTTCCAACAACCAAGAATTTGGTGGCAATTGACAATCAAAGAAAACAGAAGACGTAAGCAACAGAGAAATAGACACAGAGATTGAAAAGGTTCACTAATAGTGTTAGTTACATCAAAGGACAAAGGAGGAGAGCAGTTTTATTATAAGAGATAACTATCAAATTACAAATTACAACTTCTAGAAGTAGAGAGTTTGTATAGCACGCTCATATAAACCTAGAgtcaaaattataaataacaTAAATACAAACCTACTCGTGCATTCAAACAGTAAGCTTTCATGACACTACGCTGGCCACAAAATCCGGATAATTCAGCAAGAAAAAATTGAACTTTCAGGgtgaaaaagaaaaccaaacaaAGGGTTGACAGGAGGAAGAACATCAGGATAATCGTCATCATTGTCTTACATTGTTTGTGGAGATTACAATGAACCAGAGAAAGAACTTAAGTGATTAATCACAGGAGAATCAATTTAAGATAAAGCTAAAGAGGCGAAGTTATAACCCAAGTGCTAACACGAAACATCTACGAATAAATCGATTTCAAAGCATATGCCAtataagaaaaggaaaacttataattatatatttatggacttagagagagagagaacaacCAGCTGAATTCCCATTTGGCCTCTCCATCAGAAGCGACGGAAGCTGTCGGAGTCATTGCTTAAATTCTAATGAAAAACAGCCAGATTTTCCCCTCAAATAACCTATGAAGTAAAGATAAGAATACAGAGAAGGTTGAGTTTATGGAAGGGTTTGACGAGCATGAAGAGCGCTTTGAAACTGACCGGCAGCGGCAAGTCAGAAGCGGGGGGAGGATGGTGGGCGGCGAGGGAGTGGAAGAAATGGGAAGAAGTTGAGACCGTGACTCGTTGAAAAAACGAAGATGACTGACTCGGATGTGAGAGAATGATTTTAGGGTTTATTCCTTTAGTTTTGTTAGAGTGAGGggtaaatgataaaattgttaaaattattttgtttatgtAGGTCGATTATAATATTTTAGGATGGTTTTAAATTGTAATTACATTATCCAACATTTATAGATATGAGGGATGGATCGAAAACTATGGACTTTAATATCACAAAATCCAAACTTATAAAGTCATTAATTTTTTACATACATGATCTTAATATTTCCTCTTCTCTGTAAATAATATCAAtacactaattttttttttacaaattaaaggaaaaatcataaaaatataaactaactcgaaatccataaaaaaaaaattattttgagaaCAAAATCGAAAAGAAAATTAGGAGAACAATCTTGTAGTTTCTAGTTGATATattgtttttatgttttttggAATACATGTCAATCAAAATATTTCAATATAGATGTATATGCAGGTGAGGAAAAATTAGATTCGAAAGATATATAGTATGGTCACATTAAATATTGAAAACTTTCATAGGGTCAGATAGAATTTTAAATAGACGGATAGAAATAGAGGGAGGAGAAATTTCATTAGGGGTTTCCAAGACTATACAACAAAAACATTATGCTCAAATACTATGAAGTATGAACTAAGGTTCAATGggcctttttttcttcttctttttaaaagACAGCCAACAAGGTAAGATTTATTAATATTGAAACGCTCTGACAATA
Encoded proteins:
- the LOC103504145 gene encoding protein ABIL2 yields the protein MPISQETSNFDEISMKQSLIFSDCLKDLKNLRAQLYSAAEYFELSYTNDDQKQIVVETLKDYAVKALVNTVDHLGSVTFKVNDLLDEKVDEVSGTEFRVSCIEQRLRTCQEYIDHEGHSQQSLVINTPKYHKRYILPVGETMNGGTQTKSKYQGCNLDDEDEWHQFRNAVRATIRETPPSIISKENSPVPSQRASPSPQPRTFSFTSTMPKKELDKRSVSPHRFPLLRSGSLSSRPKTQGSSRSTTPHSSRPTTPSNSNGQRRYPSEPRKSASMRIPAEREREREREKDNSKDVEQYPSKSKRLLKALLSRRKSKKDDMLYTYLDEY
- the LOC103504146 gene encoding uncharacterized protein LOC103504146, which translates into the protein MTPTASVASDGEAKWEFSCDFEVDYESEKKASIVYNALIVDKELQPDKVKRAMSISNGKLSIHFEAVEARFLRASFSSFVDVLTLATKTIEDFGLEVEF